A genomic window from Ananas comosus cultivar F153 linkage group 22, ASM154086v1, whole genome shotgun sequence includes:
- the LOC109726927 gene encoding probable E3 ubiquitin-protein ligase XBOS36 — translation MGNSMGCSSFGERMAAAARDGDAAEVRKLLDVNPGLARSATFGSLNSPLHFAAAKGHNEVVRVLLENGADVNSRNIYGQTPLMQACRCGHWEVVQTFLLFNSNALKVECVSSRTALHFAAAGGHIRCIRLLAANFAPDISSGATADSKAESKEDDRGSALSSFINKPASGGVTAIHMAALNGHFECVHLLLDLHANIAAQSLTYATSSTGSIGAGSTPLHYAACGGNFKCCQVLLARGASRLAVNCNGWLPIDVAKIWGCHWLETLLSPKSRMIIPAFPPSSYLSLPLTSILNIARKYGLQLSPALSDDSDDNDVCAVCLERSCNVAAEGCGHELCVRCALNLCSTIKANEMSEAAGSIPCPLCRSGILSFRKLPTLSPKEHESNLPVRLGNKCCLNPSDRASSVTTCKSELCKNRVEALPSEAIDALPCTPFSSSAILS, via the exons atggGGAATTCGATGGGCTGCTCTTCGTTCGGGGAGcggatggcggcggcggcacgcGACGGCGACGCGGCGGAGGTGCGGAAGCTGCTGGACGTGAACCCGGGCCTCGCGCGGTCCGCCACCTTCGGCAGCCTCAACTCCCCCCTCCACTTTGCCGCCGCCAAGGGCCACAATGAG GTTGTTAGAGTGCTTCTGGAGAATGGCGCAGACGTGAACTCGAGAAACATATATGGACAG ACTCCGCTTATGCAAGCATGTCGCTGCGGGCACTGGGAGGTGGTGCAGACTTTCTTGCTGTTCAATAGCAAT GCATTAAAAGTGGAGTGCGTTAGTAGTCGGACCGCACTGCACTTTGCAGCAGCTGGCGGACACATAAGATGCATCAGACTGTTGGCCGCAAACTTTGCCCCCGACATTTCTTCTGGAGCAACTGCAGATTCTAAAGCTGAAAGCAAAGAGGATGACAGAGGCAG TGCCCTCTCGAGCTTCATCAATAAGCCGGCCAGTGGCGGTGTGACAGCGATTCATATGGCAGCTTTAAATGGCCATTTCGAGTGCGTGCATCTGCTTCTGGATTTGCATGCTAACATAGCGGCACAATCACTTACTTACGCCACATCATCCACCGGTTCAATAG GAGCTGGAAGCACTCCTCTGCATTATGCCGCTTGCGGGGGGAATTTCAAGTGCTGCCAG GTTCTTCTTGCTAGAGGTGCGAGTAGATTGGCGGTGAATTGTAATGG GTGGCTTCCGATCGATGTTGCTAAGATATGGGGATGCCATTGGCTAGAGACATTGCTATCACCAAAGTCCAGGATGATAATACCCGCGTTTCCACCGTCAAGTTATCTATCATTGCCTCTCACCAGCATTCTAAACATTGCTAG AAAGTATGGTTTGCAGCTATCACCTGCACTCTCCGATGATAGTGATGATAATGATGTTTGCGCCGTTTGCCTCGAAAGATCTTGCAATGTTGCTGCTGAAG GTTGTGGACATGAGCTTTGTGTAAGATGCGCGCTGAATCTCTGTTCGACAATCAAAGCAAATGAGATGTCTGAGGCAGCTGGTTCAATTCCATGCCCCCTGTGCCGCAGCGGAATACTATCTTTCAGAAAATTGCCTACTCTTTCACCGAAAGAACATGAATCGAATCTGCCTGTCAGACTTGGCAACAAGTGTTGTCTAAATCCTTCTGATCGCGCCTCATCTGTAACTACCTGCAAATCTGAATTGTGTAAGAACCGTGTTGAAGCACTTCCCTCTGAAGCAATCGACGCGCTCCCTTGCACTCCATTCTCGTCTTCGGCCATCCTTTCCTAA